The sequence TAACGCATTGCAATGGCCCGGTCATTGACCGCCGCTGCGCTCTGCCGTACTTTTGTCCGCATGAGCGAGTACACCGACCATATCGATACCGGCGAATCCGTCGGGTTGGTCAGGAAGCAGACCTTCACCTTCGGAGAGTCGTCCAAGGTGCTCCTGGATTCCGGGCGCACCCTGGGACCGGTCACCTTGGCCTATGAGACCTGCGGCACCCTGAATGCGGACAAGTCCAACGCCATCCTGGTCTGCCACGCCCTGACCGGCGATTCCCACGTGGCCGGATTCTACGGCGAAGACGATCCCAAGCCCGGTTGGTGGGATCTGATGGTCGGACCGAACAAGCCCATCGACACCAACAAGTATTTCATTATCTGTTCCAACGTCATCGGCGGGTGCATGGGGTCCACAGGCCCGGTGTCCCGCAATCCCGAGACCAACCACCCCTACGGCGCAGCCTTTCCCGTGGTCACCATCGGCGACATGGTCCGCTGCCAGCGTCAACTTATCGATCATCTGGATATCGACACCCTGCTGGCCGTGGTCGGCGGGTCCGTGGGGGGCATGCAGGTTCTGGAATGGTCCGTGCGCTATCCGGACAGAGTGCGCGCAGCCATCCCCCTGGCCACCACCACCAAGCACTCGGCCCAGGCCATCGCCTTCAACGAGGTGGCAAGGCAGGCCATCATGGCCGATCCCAAATGGAACCGGGGGGACTACTACGAGTCCGGCCGCCCCGAACACGGCCTGGCCGTGGCCCGCATGGTCGGGCACATCACCTATCTGTCCGACGAGTCCATGCGCCACAAGTTCGATCGTCGCCTTCAGGACCGGGTGGAACTCTCCTTTGATTTCGAGGCCGATTTCCAGGTGGAAAGCTACCTGCGCTATCAGGGCAACAAGTTCGTGGAGCGGTTCGACGCCAACTCCTTCCTGTACCTGACCAAGGCCGCCGATTATTTCAACCTGGAAAACCAGTACGGTGAAGGCTCCCTGGTGGCCGCCTTTTCCCGCGCGTCCTGCCGCTATCTGGTGGTCTCCTTCACCTCGGACTGGCTCTACCCGACCTATCAGTCAAAGCTCATGGTCAAGGCCATGAAAAAGAACGGCCTGGATGTCAGCTTCTGCGAGATCGAAGCGCCCTGGGGGCACGACGCATTCCTGCTGCCCAACACGCGGTTGAGCGATCTGCTGTCCGGATTTCTTGATAGGATATGCACCCAGTGCCGCATCGGAGAACACGATGAGATTTGATCTTCAGGTCATAGCCTCCTGGATTGAACCGGGCAGCCGGGTGCTGGACCTGGGCTGCCGCACCGGCTCCCTGCTCGCCCACCTGACCGAGCAGAAATCCATCATCGGCACCGGCATCGAGATAGATGAGGACGCCGCAGGCCAGGCCATTGCCAAGGGACTCTCGGTCATTCACGGCGACATCTACGAGGAGATCGAGGACTACCCGGACAACTCCTTTGATTACGTCATCCTGTCCCAGGCGCTCATGCAGGTGCTCGATCCCGGAACCCTGATCCGCGAGATGCTTCGCGTGGGCCGACTCGGCATCGTCTCCTTCCCCAACTTCACCCACTACCGCAACCGGCTCCAGATGCTCTTCACCGGACGCGCGCCCATGTCTAAAGAGCTGCCCTATGAGTGGCACAACACCCCGAACATCCGGGTCATCCCGATCATCGACTTCCGCCGCTTCTGCAAACAGCTGAACGTCCCCATCGTCAAGGAAGTGGCTATTTCCACGCACCACCACGATGAAAAGGGCAAGGTCATCACCTTCCTGCCGAACCTGTTCGCTACGTTTGGGATATTCATGCTCGGACAGAGCCGGTAGGGCAGGCCTTAGGCGGTCCCTTCCGGGGGGCCAGGACGTTGTACCGGACCTGCTTAAGGCCAAGGGCCTTAAGAATCCCATCGCTCACTGCCTTCGGGGGAGTTCTTTGCGCCAGATAAAACAAAAGAAATGGCGTGCCATGTCTTAACATGGTGCGCCGTTTTCTCTGTCTTAAATCGTAGGTCTGGTCGAAGCAAAACCCTTCGCGTCCATTCGTCTTCCGCGAAGCGGCAACAAAGAGTTTTGGAGATTCCCAAGAACCTTTTCCAAAAGGTTCTTGGGCCGCCGGAGGCATCTTCTACTGGCCGCAGGGTACTCCCGTCGATTTGAAGCTCGTTTGAATCTGCCGGTAGGATTGTGTCGGAATCCGAGGTTAAAAGCCGTAAACCATGTTGATGCCGGTCACGTATTTCGATTTTTTGGAAACTGAAAAAGGCAGCTCGGAAGAAACTCCCGATGCATCCATGTCGAATTCGTGATCGTACTTCAGTTCCAGTACGGCCTCGTTGTCCGGATATCCCATCCCGTTTTTGTTGGCCGCGCTCGGATGGCTGTAGAAAATGTCATAATCTATGGTGGCCCGGAACTGTTCGCTGGCGGACAGGAAATACCGTCGCCGGTATCTGTTCAGGAGGGTCGGGCCTACGCTTGCGGTCTCGTGGGCAAAAATGTCCGGTACTCGGACGTTTTCAATGCCCGGCATATCGTTGAGATTGTCAAAGGAGCAGTCCACCTGCTCAACATCCTTGGCCCCCACCAGTCCGTTTTTTCGTTTGATTTCGAACCGGCAGCGGTTCGGCAAGTGCGCCTCGCCGTACCAGCGGATGCGGATCTTTTTTCGTTCCGGCACTCCCTGTACGTTTTCACTGAAGAAGCGGAACAGCGGTGTGTCATAATAGATGTTGTTTACGTGGCGCTCGGAAAAAATCTCTCGAAAACCGAAACTGCTGGCGCGTAACATGGTGGCCAGATTGCGCACCATGTACAGGGGAACCGTGAATTTTCGCTCGTAGCGGTAGGAGGCTGTGCCGTCAGTGGCCTTGATCACTAAAAAAGGCTCCGTGCCTGGACAATGGAGACATTTGATTGCGGGTGGTCATCCTGAAATTTCTTGCCGAGAAGCTCCAGCACGCTGCTGTTTTTCATCTCCACGAGAAAACTGACGTGGTTGGTGGCTTCGCTGGTTTCGAGGCGGGTGAACTCGTGGGTCAGGCCGTGATCTTCCAGAAACTGGGTGACCGAAGCGAGCAAACCGCTTTTTGGCCCGTACACGGTGACCATGTAGGCGTTGTCCATGTTGTTGGGTTTCCTGATCTTGCGGAACAGGATGAAACCGATGCAGATGGCCCAGAATGCGGCCAGGGTGATGCCGAATTTTTCCGCACCGAAGCCCAAGCCGATAGCCACTGTAAAAAAGAGGAAGGACAATTCTTCAGGTTCCTTGATGGCCGTCCTGAAGCGGATGATGGACAGGGCGCCGACCAATCCGAGGGAAAGGGCCAGCGAGGCCTTGACCACGGTGATGACGAGCATGATGGTCGCCGCCAGCATGACAAAGGTGTTGGCAAAACGCTTGCGGTTGGAAAGGGCGGTTCCGAAAACCGTGTAAATAGAACCGACCAGGCGTGCGCAGCCGGCTGTGAAGGCAAAGCCGATGCCAAAACTGATATAGTACAAGGGCAAGGGCAGCAGCACGAGCCACAGGCTGACGGTCGATAGGTTGAACCAGGATAGTCCGGCCCACAGCTCATTGTGATGATCTTTGTGCAGACGGGGAAGAATCCGGGCCATGGCGTAATAATAGACAAGGCCTAAAATGACACCGACTCCGGCTGCGATGGGCAGGCTGGTCTGCAATTGCGTGAGGTCGCCATGGGTTATCGAGTTGTTGATGACCACCGAAGACATTGCAGACAATGCGGCGATGAGGCAGGCGGTAAAGCGTTTTTTCCCGCTGTTGAATGAAAGTGTGTCGGTCATGGGTTCACTCTTTATTGTCTATGGGTACGAAGACGGCTGAGTCCGTTATGGATGTGCCAGGCTTCAAGGTTATATACGGTGTCGTGTTGTGCTGGTCATCTGTCCAACCTGCAAATGCATACCCCGGAGCAGGCAATGCCTCAAGCACAAGCTCCAGGTTTTCCGGAATCGGCCCTGTCAGTCTGCCGTCCGGGAGTTCAAGCCCTTCCACCAGAATCCGGCCCTGGCCAGTGTGCCCGATGGCCACGGAGGTGGGCACAGGATTTCCGGTTTTGAAACGTTTGTCCATGATTTGCATCATGGCTGCCGGCCGTTGTTCGCAATAGTCGCGTAGAATGGCGAGATATCCATCCCATCTGTCCGTGTTCATGAACAGCCTGTCAATTTGCCAGGACCAGCGCCATCGTTGCCAGTGACGTTCCATCTCCGGGCGGAGGGTCTGCGCCATGCTGTCCAGGATGGAAAGGGCGCGCTCGGCCTGGAAGGTCGTCAGTATATGCGCAGTCAGCCTGCAACAGAAATCCCTGACAAACCGGCGGTTCTGTATCATGTCCGCAAAATGCAGCCCCCTCGGGCCGGGGCGTTTGAGCAGTTCCTCGAAGGGGTCCTCCTGCGGGGATTTTCCCCGTTTACCGTTGAACCCCCTGTCCAGGTCGTAGAGAATCCAGCGCCATTGGCTTTCTTGATCGGCCAGGGGCCGCCAGCACTTGATGTTGCCATCGGGCCAGTCCGGGTTCCCGGAGTAGAGTTCTATGGCGATATAGTCCAGATAGGAATCCATATCCATGGAAGGCAGGGAAAGACGGTAATCCCCCTCGGCTGACACAGGCCGGAAGTCGGCAAAGGGCCCCTTGTCCGAGGCGATTTCCCCGCCTTCCAGCACAACCGTGGGCTGCAGGGGCAATTCGCGTCCGGCCAACAGGTTCTTCTTGATTATGGA is a genomic window of Pseudodesulfovibrio sp. S3 containing:
- a CDS encoding homoserine O-acetyltransferase, which codes for MSEYTDHIDTGESVGLVRKQTFTFGESSKVLLDSGRTLGPVTLAYETCGTLNADKSNAILVCHALTGDSHVAGFYGEDDPKPGWWDLMVGPNKPIDTNKYFIICSNVIGGCMGSTGPVSRNPETNHPYGAAFPVVTIGDMVRCQRQLIDHLDIDTLLAVVGGSVGGMQVLEWSVRYPDRVRAAIPLATTTKHSAQAIAFNEVARQAIMADPKWNRGDYYESGRPEHGLAVARMVGHITYLSDESMRHKFDRRLQDRVELSFDFEADFQVESYLRYQGNKFVERFDANSFLYLTKAADYFNLENQYGEGSLVAAFSRASCRYLVVSFTSDWLYPTYQSKLMVKAMKKNGLDVSFCEIEAPWGHDAFLLPNTRLSDLLSGFLDRICTQCRIGEHDEI
- the metW gene encoding methionine biosynthesis protein MetW; translated protein: MRFDLQVIASWIEPGSRVLDLGCRTGSLLAHLTEQKSIIGTGIEIDEDAAGQAIAKGLSVIHGDIYEEIEDYPDNSFDYVILSQALMQVLDPGTLIREMLRVGRLGIVSFPNFTHYRNRLQMLFTGRAPMSKELPYEWHNTPNIRVIPIIDFRRFCKQLNVPIVKEVAISTHHHDEKGKVITFLPNLFATFGIFMLGQSR
- a CDS encoding polyphosphate polymerase domain-containing protein, producing the protein MIKATDGTASYRYERKFTVPLYMVRNLATMLRASSFGFREIFSERHVNNIYYDTPLFRFFSENVQGVPERKKIRIRWYGEAHLPNRCRFEIKRKNGLVGAKDVEQVDCSFDNLNDMPGIENVRVPDIFAHETASVGPTLLNRYRRRYFLSASEQFRATIDYDIFYSHPSAANKNGMGYPDNEAVLELKYDHEFDMDASGVSSELPFSVSKKSKYVTGINMVYGF
- a CDS encoding DUF4956 domain-containing protein, which produces MTDTLSFNSGKKRFTACLIAALSAMSSVVINNSITHGDLTQLQTSLPIAAGVGVILGLVYYYAMARILPRLHKDHHNELWAGLSWFNLSTVSLWLVLLPLPLYYISFGIGFAFTAGCARLVGSIYTVFGTALSNRKRFANTFVMLAATIMLVITVVKASLALSLGLVGALSIIRFRTAIKEPEELSFLFFTVAIGLGFGAEKFGITLAAFWAICIGFILFRKIRKPNNMDNAYMVTVYGPKSGLLASVTQFLEDHGLTHEFTRLETSEATNHVSFLVEMKNSSVLELLGKKFQDDHPQSNVSIVQARSLF